A single Roseisolibacter agri DNA region contains:
- a CDS encoding BTAD domain-containing putative transcriptional regulator has translation MLRLRALGALVLLDDERPVEGPMSQRRRLALLALLATADPGIGRDRLVGCLWPEQDEARARHTLAQWLHLLRRDLPEGAVAGTDDLRLDPRVVPSDVAEFRAALARGDHAAAVAAYGGPFADGFVLSDAPGFERWVEDERSRLRRAWREAARTMAARRLADGDAAAAVALWRQLAADDPADAPTALALMQALEASGDRAGAIAHARVHARLLAEEFELEPDGAVERYAASLRSAPPRAAAPSAVVAEQSAPSFHASSSSAAPSSAVPSSFPSRPRRGALLGTLLLVGCALAGGRLATVPDAQRATLIALVTRDDPALDPRRVVVAPLDDPTRDPELAAFGEMAADWTTQELMRDVELDVVDARTAAATARLVERFPRLLRSGDLAIALARETGAGTVIAGRYYRDGDSVRVSAQLTDVATGEVRRSLPAMSGGRDELSRFAERLARRAAGLVAASVDTSAAGAGVGRMPPPSYDAYREVRGAWERYYVADFPGAFAHTARAAALDSTYRLPLLMQALFHAEQRAWPGVDSALRAVAPHARSLTQLEQAAFDMLRAQLAGDAEAELRGATELARQASGSPEAHAHVAHVAVSAGRPHAALRTLATMDPTRGVLLVVPFYWNWRTAALHALGRHEEELDAARRGARLQPHRNAALLNLARALATAGDADGVRDASRRARTERWDGEAVRRRALVEGSRELRAHGHEGDGLALLAEARALFAARPADDVVTLEARAILALEAGAWAEARTLATRMLARVPAASPSALAAWGVAGVAAARLGDAAGATRADSVLARAPLPFALGRDALWRARIAVARGDRVTALRHLEAALASGMPVMQGHPGHRDDAREFDYGEALPHADPLLAPLHADAAFRRLLEPRG, from the coding sequence ATGCTGCGGCTGCGCGCACTGGGGGCGCTCGTCCTGCTGGACGACGAGCGGCCGGTGGAGGGTCCGATGTCGCAGCGGCGCCGCCTGGCGCTGCTGGCGCTGCTCGCGACCGCCGATCCCGGGATCGGCCGCGACCGGCTGGTGGGCTGCCTGTGGCCCGAGCAGGACGAGGCGCGGGCGCGGCACACGCTCGCGCAGTGGCTGCACCTGCTGCGGCGCGACCTGCCCGAGGGTGCGGTGGCCGGCACCGACGACCTGCGCCTCGATCCGCGGGTGGTGCCGAGCGACGTCGCGGAGTTCCGCGCGGCGCTGGCGCGGGGCGACCACGCGGCGGCGGTGGCGGCGTACGGCGGCCCGTTCGCGGACGGCTTCGTGCTGTCCGACGCGCCGGGCTTCGAGCGGTGGGTCGAGGACGAGCGGTCGCGGCTGCGGCGCGCGTGGCGCGAGGCGGCGCGCACCATGGCGGCGCGGCGGCTGGCCGACGGCGACGCCGCGGCGGCCGTGGCGCTCTGGCGCCAGCTGGCGGCGGACGACCCCGCCGACGCGCCGACCGCGCTGGCGCTGATGCAGGCGCTGGAGGCGTCGGGCGACCGGGCGGGCGCGATCGCGCACGCGCGCGTGCACGCGCGACTGCTGGCGGAGGAGTTCGAGCTGGAGCCGGACGGCGCGGTGGAGCGCTACGCCGCGTCGCTGCGGAGCGCCCCGCCCCGCGCTGCGGCGCCCTCCGCCGTCGTCGCGGAGCAGTCCGCTCCATCGTTTCACGCTTCATCGTCCTCCGCCGCACCGTCCTCCGCCGTTCCGTCGTCCTTCCCATCGCGCCCGCGCCGCGGCGCCCTGCTCGGCACACTGCTCCTGGTCGGGTGCGCGCTCGCCGGCGGTCGCCTCGCCACCGTGCCCGACGCGCAGCGCGCGACGCTGATCGCGCTCGTGACGCGCGACGACCCGGCGCTCGACCCGCGGCGCGTGGTGGTCGCGCCGCTCGACGACCCGACGCGGGATCCCGAGCTGGCCGCCTTCGGCGAGATGGCCGCGGACTGGACGACGCAGGAGCTGATGCGCGACGTCGAGCTGGACGTCGTGGACGCGCGCACGGCCGCGGCGACCGCGCGCCTGGTCGAGCGCTTCCCGCGGCTGCTGCGCAGCGGCGACCTCGCGATCGCGCTCGCGCGCGAGACGGGCGCGGGCACCGTGATCGCCGGGCGCTACTACCGTGACGGCGACAGCGTGCGCGTCTCCGCGCAGCTCACCGACGTCGCGACGGGCGAGGTGCGGCGCTCGCTCCCCGCGATGAGCGGCGGACGCGACGAGCTGTCGCGCTTCGCGGAGCGCCTGGCGCGCCGCGCCGCGGGGCTGGTGGCGGCGTCGGTGGACACGTCCGCGGCGGGGGCGGGCGTCGGCCGCATGCCGCCGCCGTCGTACGACGCGTACCGCGAGGTACGCGGCGCGTGGGAGCGCTACTACGTGGCCGACTTCCCCGGCGCCTTCGCGCACACGGCGCGCGCCGCCGCGCTCGACTCGACGTACCGGCTGCCGCTGCTGATGCAGGCGCTCTTCCACGCCGAGCAGCGCGCGTGGCCAGGCGTGGACTCGGCGCTGCGCGCGGTGGCGCCGCACGCGCGGTCGCTGACGCAGCTGGAGCAGGCGGCGTTCGACATGCTGCGCGCGCAGCTCGCCGGCGACGCGGAGGCCGAGCTGCGCGGCGCCACGGAGCTGGCGCGACAGGCGTCGGGCTCGCCCGAAGCGCACGCGCACGTCGCGCACGTGGCGGTGAGTGCGGGACGGCCGCACGCCGCGCTGCGCACGCTCGCGACGATGGACCCCACGCGCGGCGTGCTGCTGGTGGTCCCCTTCTACTGGAACTGGCGCACCGCCGCGCTGCACGCGCTCGGCCGCCACGAGGAGGAGCTGGACGCCGCGCGCCGCGGCGCACGGCTGCAGCCGCACCGCAACGCCGCGCTCCTGAACCTCGCGCGCGCGCTGGCCACCGCGGGCGACGCGGACGGCGTGCGCGACGCGTCGCGCCGCGCGCGCACCGAGCGGTGGGACGGCGAGGCGGTGCGCCGGCGCGCGCTGGTCGAAGGGAGTCGCGAGCTGCGCGCGCATGGCCATGAAGGCGACGGGCTGGCGCTGCTCGCGGAGGCGCGCGCGCTGTTCGCGGCGCGGCCCGCCGACGACGTGGTGACGCTGGAGGCGCGCGCGATCCTCGCGCTGGAGGCGGGCGCGTGGGCGGAGGCGCGCACGCTGGCGACGCGGATGCTGGCGCGCGTGCCCGCCGCGTCGCCGTCGGCGCTGGCGGCGTGGGGCGTGGCCGGCGTGGCCGCCGCGCGGCTGGGCGACGCGGCGGGCGCTACGCGCGCCGACTCGGTGCTCGCGCGCGCGCCGCTGCCCTTCGCGCTGGGACGCGACGCGCTCTGGCGCGCGCGCATCGCGGTCGCGCGCGGAGACCGCGTGACTGCGCTGCGTCATCTGGAGGCGGCGCTGGCTTCCGGCATGCCCGTCATGCAGGGCCATCCCGGCCACCGCGACGACGCCCGGGAGTTCGACTACGGCGAGGCGCTGCCGCACGCGGATCCGCTGCTCGCGCCGCTGCACGCGGACGCCGCGTTCCGCCGGCTGCTCGAGCCGCGCGGCTGA
- a CDS encoding GNAT family N-acetyltransferase, with translation MRVVPFDPARADHRAAFRDLNLAWIEQHFVVEARDRRELDDPDAHILAHGGAIFMAVDDGANVGEILGTCALLAEPDGACELAKMAVHAAARGRGVGRALGEAAVAAARARGAPRVDLLSNTVLGPAIGLYRALGFVEVPLPATDYARANIKMVLDLSRMHGRPTGPTPDPNGERHCKDRIG, from the coding sequence GTGCGCGTCGTCCCGTTCGACCCGGCGCGCGCCGACCACCGCGCCGCGTTCCGCGACCTGAACCTCGCCTGGATCGAGCAGCACTTCGTCGTCGAGGCGCGCGACCGGCGCGAGCTCGACGACCCCGACGCGCACATCCTCGCGCACGGCGGCGCGATCTTCATGGCCGTGGACGACGGCGCGAACGTGGGAGAGATTCTGGGCACGTGCGCGCTGCTCGCGGAGCCCGACGGCGCCTGCGAGCTGGCGAAGATGGCGGTGCACGCGGCGGCGCGCGGCCGCGGCGTCGGGCGCGCGCTCGGCGAGGCGGCGGTCGCGGCGGCGCGCGCGCGCGGCGCGCCGCGCGTCGACCTGCTCTCGAACACCGTGCTCGGGCCGGCGATCGGCCTCTATCGCGCGCTCGGCTTCGTCGAGGTGCCGCTGCCCGCGACCGACTACGCGCGCGCGAACATCAAGATGGTGCTCGATCTGTCTCGCATGCATGGTCGACCGACCGGTCCCACCCCGGACCCGAACGGCGAACGGCATTGCAAGGATAGGATCGGATAA
- a CDS encoding metallophosphoesterase: MAPSPRSVVRAASRFAAYLALCWGTLLALAWGAVPGTPWLAPALLALVAAHTTLPIVAFLVRGGGWRRYPTAAFRLWVVRPALYAQLVLPVTAGAGVLGLLAGAPFGHALATGRVAAAGAFAVGAAVLALGWLGSRRLVVREVEARVPGLPDAFDGLRIVQVSDLHVGPQTSRRFLDRVTRTVRALSPDLVTVTGDLVDDRVEDARIFGDWVRGLEAEGPRVPLGVYLIPGNHDVYAGWTGVHDALRLHTRAHVLVNDARVVHRDGASLALLGTGDPAGRTRGADGCAPDLGRAFARVPRDVPIVAFAHNPALWPALAERGAALTLSGHTHWGQLALPRLGWSLASPFLEHAMGAYQDGEALLYVHPGTGFWGIPFRLGAFPEVAAITLRSAESAGISMGAATVARAA, encoded by the coding sequence ATGGCTCCGAGTCCCCGCTCCGTCGTGCGCGCCGCGTCCCGCTTCGCCGCCTACCTCGCCCTCTGCTGGGGCACGCTGCTCGCCCTCGCGTGGGGCGCCGTGCCCGGCACGCCGTGGCTCGCGCCCGCGCTGCTCGCGCTCGTGGCCGCGCACACCACGCTCCCCATCGTCGCGTTCCTCGTGCGCGGCGGCGGGTGGCGCCGCTACCCCACGGCGGCATTCCGGCTGTGGGTCGTGCGGCCCGCGCTCTACGCGCAGCTGGTGCTCCCGGTGACGGCGGGCGCGGGCGTGCTCGGCCTGCTCGCGGGCGCGCCGTTCGGGCACGCGCTGGCGACCGGACGCGTCGCGGCGGCCGGCGCCTTCGCGGTCGGCGCGGCGGTGCTGGCGCTCGGCTGGCTCGGGTCGCGGCGGCTGGTGGTGCGCGAGGTCGAGGCGCGCGTCCCCGGCCTCCCCGACGCGTTCGACGGGCTGCGCATCGTCCAGGTGTCCGACCTGCACGTGGGGCCGCAGACGTCGCGGCGCTTCCTCGACCGCGTCACGCGCACGGTGCGCGCGCTGTCGCCCGACCTCGTCACCGTCACGGGTGACCTCGTCGACGACCGCGTGGAGGATGCGCGCATCTTCGGCGACTGGGTGCGCGGCCTCGAGGCCGAGGGGCCGCGCGTGCCGCTCGGCGTCTACCTCATCCCCGGCAACCACGACGTCTACGCGGGCTGGACGGGCGTGCACGACGCGCTGCGCCTGCACACGCGCGCGCACGTGCTGGTGAACGACGCGCGCGTGGTGCACCGCGACGGCGCGTCGCTCGCGCTGCTCGGCACCGGCGACCCCGCAGGGCGCACGCGCGGCGCCGACGGCTGCGCGCCGGACCTCGGGCGCGCGTTCGCGCGCGTGCCGCGCGACGTGCCCATCGTCGCCTTCGCGCACAACCCCGCGCTCTGGCCCGCGCTCGCGGAGCGCGGCGCGGCGCTGACGCTGAGCGGCCACACGCACTGGGGCCAGCTCGCGCTGCCGCGCCTGGGGTGGAGCCTCGCGTCGCCCTTCCTGGAGCACGCGATGGGCGCGTACCAGGACGGCGAGGCGCTGCTCTACGTGCATCCGGGCACGGGCTTCTGGGGAATCCCGTTCCGCCTCGGCGCGTTCCCCGAGGTCGCGGCGATCACGCTGCGTAGCGCGGAGTCGGCGGGGATCTCGATGGGCGCGGCGACGGTCGCGCGCGCGGCGTAG
- a CDS encoding serine aminopeptidase domain-containing protein: protein MSASSRRIRRTVCRSIHLATLAITTTLLGACADAATSPTATHALRPTDRRAGDAAVVTEPASGPWARIVEGETGPGAEYALHVPRTWNGAVVYYAHGFRDATAPVGMADQDSFYAVREALGALGYAVAASSYSRNGFAVKDGAQRTHQLRGLLNAELPAPATRSFLMGHSLGAAVALDLAERYPKQYDGALLMCGMVGGTLLQTQYLGHVRALANVHFPSIPGGPLTPPDQPITIPMVAGAAQANIAGLFAMASTRQTPLPYAPGANMVPTLIGSLYAALSFHQRGIADVLDLTHGHTPFGNAGETYTLGTPVGPIPASALAAMIAQSDALAPRVTMAPSAENYLSHNFTPTGELRMPVVSVHNRFDPAVPYFHVDALRAKATATGTANMLLERAPLGAGHCGISAAQALDGFAALASWVGTGVKPAS from the coding sequence ATGTCCGCGTCTTCCCGCCGGATCCGTCGCACCGTCTGTCGGTCCATTCATCTCGCGACGCTCGCGATCACGACCACGCTCCTCGGCGCCTGCGCCGACGCCGCGACCTCGCCCACCGCGACGCACGCGCTCCGTCCGACCGACCGCCGCGCCGGCGACGCCGCCGTCGTCACCGAGCCCGCGAGCGGTCCCTGGGCCCGCATCGTCGAGGGCGAGACCGGCCCGGGCGCCGAGTACGCGCTGCACGTCCCGCGGACGTGGAACGGCGCGGTCGTCTACTACGCGCACGGCTTCCGCGACGCCACCGCGCCGGTCGGCATGGCCGACCAGGACAGCTTCTACGCGGTCCGCGAGGCGCTCGGTGCGCTGGGCTACGCGGTGGCGGCCTCGTCGTACTCGCGCAACGGCTTCGCGGTGAAGGACGGCGCGCAGCGCACGCATCAGCTCCGCGGCCTGCTGAACGCCGAGCTGCCCGCGCCGGCGACGCGCAGCTTCCTCATGGGCCACTCGCTCGGCGCCGCGGTCGCGCTCGACCTGGCCGAGCGGTACCCGAAGCAGTACGACGGCGCGCTGCTGATGTGCGGGATGGTCGGCGGCACGCTGCTCCAGACGCAGTACCTCGGGCACGTGCGCGCGCTCGCGAACGTCCACTTCCCGTCCATCCCCGGCGGCCCGCTGACGCCACCCGACCAGCCCATCACCATCCCGATGGTCGCCGGCGCGGCGCAGGCGAACATCGCCGGCCTGTTCGCGATGGCGAGCACGCGGCAGACGCCGCTCCCGTACGCGCCCGGCGCGAACATGGTCCCGACGCTCATCGGCTCGCTGTACGCGGCGCTGTCGTTCCACCAGCGCGGCATCGCGGACGTCCTCGACCTGACGCACGGGCACACGCCGTTCGGCAACGCGGGCGAGACCTACACGCTGGGCACGCCGGTGGGCCCCATCCCCGCGTCGGCCCTCGCCGCGATGATCGCGCAGTCCGACGCGCTCGCCCCGCGCGTCACCATGGCGCCGTCGGCGGAGAACTACCTGTCGCACAACTTCACGCCGACGGGCGAGCTGCGGATGCCGGTCGTGTCGGTGCACAACCGCTTCGATCCCGCCGTGCCGTACTTCCACGTCGACGCGCTGCGCGCGAAGGCGACGGCCACGGGCACCGCGAACATGCTGCTGGAGCGCGCCCCGCTCGGTGCCGGCCACTGCGGCATCTCGGCCGCGCAGGCGCTGGACGGCTTCGCGGCGCTGGCGAGCTGGGTGGGCACGGGCGTGAAGCCCGCGTCGTGA
- a CDS encoding LLM class flavin-dependent oxidoreductase, producing MEIGIYTFAETSLDPRTGRATNARQRLHDLLEEVELADRVGLDVYGVGEHHRPDYAVSSPAVVLGAAAARTSRIRLTSAVTVLSSDDPVRVFQDFATVDLLSNGRAEIMAGRGSFIESFPLFGQDLDDYDALFAEKLALLLALRDDERVTWPGSRHTQRIEDRGVYPRPVQAPLPVWIAVGGTPQSVARAGTLGLPLALAIIGGAPQRFVPLVELYRESARRAGHDPATLPVSINSHGFLADTTDAAIAAAWPPYQEVMGRIGRERGWPPPTRARFDAERSPQGALFVGSAQEVIDKLLYEHALFGHQRALIQLTVGTMPHDQVLRAIEILGTEVAPVVRAEVARREAA from the coding sequence ATGGAGATCGGGATCTACACCTTCGCCGAGACGTCGCTGGATCCGCGCACCGGCCGCGCGACCAATGCGCGGCAGCGGCTGCACGACCTGCTGGAGGAGGTCGAGCTCGCGGACCGCGTGGGCCTCGACGTCTACGGCGTGGGCGAGCACCACCGGCCCGACTACGCGGTGTCGTCGCCCGCCGTCGTGCTGGGCGCCGCGGCCGCGCGCACGTCGCGCATCCGCCTCACGAGCGCGGTCACGGTGCTCAGCTCCGACGACCCGGTGCGCGTGTTCCAGGACTTCGCGACGGTCGACCTGCTGTCGAACGGGCGCGCGGAGATCATGGCGGGGCGCGGCTCGTTCATCGAGAGCTTCCCGCTGTTCGGGCAGGACCTCGACGACTACGACGCGCTGTTCGCGGAGAAGCTGGCGCTGCTGCTGGCGCTGCGCGACGACGAGCGCGTGACGTGGCCCGGCAGCCGCCACACGCAGCGCATCGAGGACCGCGGCGTGTATCCGCGGCCGGTGCAGGCGCCGCTGCCGGTGTGGATCGCCGTCGGCGGCACGCCGCAGTCGGTGGCGCGCGCGGGCACGCTGGGCCTCCCGCTGGCGCTGGCGATCATCGGCGGCGCGCCGCAGCGCTTCGTGCCGCTGGTGGAGCTGTACCGCGAGAGCGCGCGGCGCGCGGGCCACGATCCGGCGACGCTGCCGGTGAGCATCAACTCGCACGGCTTCCTGGCCGACACGACCGACGCCGCGATCGCGGCGGCGTGGCCGCCCTACCAGGAGGTGATGGGGCGCATCGGCCGCGAGCGCGGCTGGCCGCCGCCGACGCGCGCCCGCTTCGACGCCGAGCGCTCGCCGCAGGGCGCGCTGTTCGTCGGCAGCGCGCAGGAGGTGATCGACAAGCTGCTGTACGAGCACGCGCTGTTCGGGCACCAGCGGGCGCTGATCCAGCTCACGGTCGGCACGATGCCGCACGACCAGGTGCTGCGCGCGATCGAGATCCTGGGCACCGAGGTGGCGCCCGTCGTGCGGGCCGAGGTGGCGCGGCGCGAGGCGGCGTGA
- a CDS encoding amidohydrolase, which translates to MHPSHVLRRAAPAALLATFAAAPAARAQSPAAGALDAEIGRAVTAVLPKVVAWRRDIHEHPELGNRETRTAALVAEHLRKLGMEVRTGVATTGVVAVLKGGKPGPVVALRADMDALPVTEQVSLPFASKVKTTYNGQEVGVMHACGHDMHVAMLMGAAEVLAGMKAQLPGTVKFIFQPAEEGPPGNEKGGAIEMMAQGALANPKPDAIFGLHVGVTAAEAGHLTYKPLGFMAAADFYTVTVRGKQVHGATPWAGVDPIVVGAQIVTGLQTIVSRQMDLTNSPVVVTVGAFQGGVRNNIIPDSVVMMGTIRTFDPAMRKDVQMRVKRTAEQIAAASGATATVDIVERTPVTSNDPALTDRMVASLQRVAGPQNVTLGRPVTGAEDFGYFAEQVPGLFVFLGVRPKGSPESAFVSNHSPKFFADEAALPNGVKALVTLATDFLAQPKPAGRATSTR; encoded by the coding sequence ATGCATCCGTCCCATGTCCTCCGCCGCGCCGCGCCCGCCGCGCTGCTCGCCACGTTCGCCGCCGCGCCCGCCGCGCGCGCGCAATCGCCCGCCGCCGGCGCGCTGGACGCCGAGATCGGCCGCGCGGTGACCGCGGTCCTGCCCAAGGTCGTGGCGTGGCGCCGCGACATCCACGAGCACCCGGAGCTGGGCAACCGCGAGACGCGCACGGCCGCGCTGGTCGCCGAGCACCTGCGAAAGCTGGGCATGGAGGTGCGCACCGGCGTCGCGACGACGGGCGTGGTCGCGGTGCTGAAGGGCGGGAAGCCCGGCCCCGTGGTGGCGCTGCGCGCCGACATGGACGCGCTGCCGGTGACCGAGCAGGTGAGCCTGCCGTTCGCGTCGAAGGTGAAGACGACGTACAACGGGCAGGAGGTCGGCGTCATGCACGCGTGCGGGCACGACATGCACGTCGCGATGCTGATGGGCGCGGCCGAGGTGCTCGCCGGGATGAAGGCGCAGCTCCCGGGCACGGTGAAGTTCATCTTCCAGCCCGCGGAGGAGGGCCCGCCGGGGAACGAGAAGGGCGGCGCGATCGAGATGATGGCGCAGGGCGCGCTCGCGAACCCGAAGCCGGACGCGATTTTCGGCCTGCACGTCGGCGTCACCGCGGCAGAGGCGGGCCACCTCACCTACAAGCCGCTCGGCTTCATGGCGGCGGCGGACTTCTACACGGTGACGGTGCGCGGCAAGCAGGTGCACGGCGCGACGCCGTGGGCGGGTGTGGACCCGATCGTCGTCGGCGCGCAGATCGTGACCGGGCTGCAGACGATCGTCAGCCGGCAGATGGACCTCACGAACTCGCCGGTCGTGGTGACGGTGGGCGCGTTCCAGGGCGGCGTGCGCAACAACATCATCCCCGACTCGGTGGTGATGATGGGGACGATCCGCACCTTCGACCCGGCGATGCGGAAGGACGTGCAGATGCGCGTGAAGCGCACGGCCGAGCAGATCGCGGCGGCGTCGGGCGCGACGGCGACGGTGGACATCGTGGAGCGCACGCCGGTGACGAGCAACGACCCCGCGCTGACGGACCGCATGGTCGCCTCGCTGCAGCGCGTCGCGGGCCCGCAGAACGTCACGCTGGGCCGTCCGGTGACGGGAGCGGAGGACTTCGGCTACTTCGCGGAGCAGGTGCCCGGGCTGTTCGTCTTCCTGGGCGTGCGGCCGAAGGGGAGCCCGGAGAGCGCGTTCGTGTCGAACCACAGCCCGAAGTTCTTCGCCGACGAGGCCGCGCTGCCGAACGGGGTGAAGGCGCTGGTGACGCTGGCGACGGACTTCCTGGCGCAGCCGAAGCCGGCCGGGCGCGCGACGTCCACGCGCTGA
- a CDS encoding exo-beta-N-acetylmuramidase NamZ family protein: MRALAAAVLLLVAACAPSPAPGPSPGPAADASPAAAVVRPGLETFLADVPARFRGKRVALLTNHGAIDRNRVPLVDLVAAHPQLELVALLAPEHGIRGTVQAGEKIEDEVDQKTGVPIHSLYKAEDGAPTEAMLRDVDVILYDLQEVGGRTWTYVSSMALAMEAAKRKGIPFVVLDRPNPIGGEIVEGALIKPGFFSFVGKYPIPARHGLTVGELATLFNTRFGIGADLYVARVTGWRRGQWQDDTGLPWINPSPNLRSLAALNSYPGTVYFEGTNLTEGRGTDRPFEQFGAPYLDAPGVAATLNARSFPGVRFEAITMPVAATAAKHPGLTIPALRIAVTDRQAYRPVRTALLTIDAIRRRHPTEFEWRPSIDRLTGSDQVRKAIEGGTLPALLDAWDREAAAFARDRASVLLYR; the protein is encoded by the coding sequence GTGAGAGCGCTCGCCGCCGCCGTCCTGCTGCTCGTCGCCGCCTGCGCGCCCTCCCCGGCACCGGGACCGTCGCCCGGGCCCGCCGCCGACGCCAGCCCGGCCGCCGCCGTCGTCCGTCCCGGGCTGGAGACCTTCCTCGCCGACGTGCCCGCGCGCTTCCGCGGCAAGCGCGTCGCGCTGCTCACGAACCACGGCGCCATCGACCGCAACCGCGTCCCGCTCGTGGACCTCGTCGCGGCGCACCCGCAGCTCGAGCTCGTCGCGCTGCTCGCGCCCGAGCACGGGATCCGCGGCACCGTGCAGGCCGGGGAGAAGATCGAGGACGAGGTCGACCAGAAGACCGGCGTCCCGATCCACTCGCTCTACAAGGCGGAGGACGGCGCCCCCACGGAGGCGATGCTGCGCGACGTCGACGTGATCCTCTACGACCTGCAGGAGGTCGGCGGGCGCACCTGGACCTACGTCTCGTCGATGGCGCTGGCGATGGAGGCCGCGAAGCGGAAGGGGATCCCGTTCGTCGTGCTCGACCGCCCCAACCCGATCGGCGGCGAGATCGTCGAGGGCGCGCTCATCAAGCCGGGCTTCTTCTCGTTCGTCGGCAAGTACCCGATCCCGGCGCGCCATGGTCTCACGGTCGGCGAGCTGGCGACGCTCTTCAACACGAGGTTCGGGATCGGCGCGGACCTGTACGTCGCGCGCGTGACCGGCTGGCGGCGCGGCCAGTGGCAGGACGACACGGGGCTCCCCTGGATCAACCCGTCGCCCAACCTCCGCTCGCTGGCGGCGCTCAACAGCTACCCGGGCACGGTCTACTTCGAGGGGACGAACCTCACGGAGGGGCGCGGCACCGACCGCCCGTTCGAGCAGTTCGGCGCGCCGTACCTCGACGCGCCGGGCGTCGCCGCGACGCTGAACGCGCGCAGCTTCCCCGGCGTCCGCTTCGAGGCGATCACGATGCCGGTGGCCGCGACCGCCGCCAAGCATCCGGGGCTGACGATCCCCGCGCTGCGCATCGCCGTCACGGACCGCCAGGCGTACCGCCCGGTGCGCACCGCGCTGCTCACGATCGACGCGATCCGCCGCCGGCACCCGACGGAGTTCGAGTGGCGCCCGTCGATCGACCGCCTGACCGGCTCCGACCAGGTGCGGAAGGCGATCGAGGGCGGGACGCTCCCCGCGCTGCTCGACGCGTGGGACCGCGAGGCGGCGGCGTTCGCGCGCGACCGCGCGTCGGTGCTGCTCTACCGCTAG
- a CDS encoding Uma2 family endonuclease, translating into MSTPTAPGPRRWTADEARALQDESRPWPRYECIDGALLVTPAPRPAHYYAQMALYERVRAYVHAQRLGEAYVPPTDVTLEPDTTVQPDLYVVPDWPPRRLRAWSDITTLLLAVEVLSPSTARHDRLVKRRFYARMGVPEYWIVDTDTRLVERSYPDGRVAVVGDRLEWLPPGTTEPFVLELEQFFADALGDDDMPNPEGELQ; encoded by the coding sequence ATGTCCACTCCGACCGCACCCGGGCCCAGGCGCTGGACCGCGGACGAGGCGCGCGCGCTCCAGGACGAGTCGCGTCCGTGGCCGCGCTACGAGTGCATCGACGGGGCGCTGCTGGTGACGCCTGCTCCCCGGCCGGCACACTACTACGCGCAGATGGCGCTCTACGAGCGCGTGCGGGCGTACGTGCACGCCCAGCGGCTGGGCGAGGCGTACGTCCCACCGACCGACGTGACGCTCGAGCCGGACACGACGGTGCAGCCGGACCTCTACGTCGTTCCCGACTGGCCGCCGCGACGGCTGCGCGCCTGGTCGGACATCACCACACTGCTGCTCGCCGTCGAGGTACTCTCGCCGTCCACCGCGCGCCACGACCGGCTGGTCAAGCGCCGCTTCTACGCGCGGATGGGCGTGCCCGAGTACTGGATCGTGGACACGGACACGCGGCTCGTCGAGCGCTCGTACCCCGACGGGCGCGTGGCCGTCGTGGGAGACCGCCTGGAGTGGCTGCCACCGGGCACCACTGAGCCGTTCGTGCTGGAGCTGGAGCAGTTCTTCGCGGACGCGCTCGGCGATGACGACATGCCAAACCCTGAGGGCGAACTGCAGTAG